In Bdellovibrio sp. GT3, one genomic interval encodes:
- a CDS encoding C1 family peptidase — protein MNLVFFVLIFLGSLGAIAQTGASPFGEDPCADSSAQEFFSILKDSYDKTDSTFSISLLKAQIKKCGKTTKDVLNVDDGFLDSMAKQSREKEFSKIKTNLEKASQYGEIKEHEKDFINYAKKTGNTDYEAYLSQKKAQGLAAAANEKKSCSPVDMSKEMPPIRNQDSVGWCYAFTAADLLSYKMKKNISAADIALQDQDNWLDSIERGVKGSTAADFNGGWFSHSLQSMQRKGLCLEKDLSSEDNSGGTFADSLRSLDSWGRATIAAKRQECDSLYAETKKLFPGATLSDLQEVVKSSSKRDFINNLREKSCKQRIPAQYEVVTITKQGYYKKIYDKLARNSPELDYAQALDEQLSNKNPVGVSIDANGLSDRRSPATTYENSASHALSVVGRRFNDSTGQCEYLLRNSYGAGCSGYDSTLECKKGMIWMPKPDLMSRTWGLSYVK, from the coding sequence ATGAATTTAGTGTTCTTCGTCCTCATTTTTCTGGGCTCTTTAGGGGCCATAGCCCAAACCGGCGCAAGCCCGTTTGGCGAGGACCCTTGCGCGGATTCCAGCGCTCAGGAATTTTTCAGCATCCTTAAAGACAGCTACGACAAGACGGACTCGACGTTTTCCATCTCCTTGTTAAAAGCCCAAATCAAGAAATGCGGCAAAACAACCAAGGACGTTTTAAATGTGGACGACGGTTTTTTGGATTCCATGGCCAAACAATCCCGTGAAAAAGAATTCAGCAAAATCAAAACCAACCTGGAAAAGGCATCCCAGTACGGCGAAATAAAAGAGCACGAAAAAGACTTTATCAACTACGCAAAGAAAACCGGCAACACCGATTACGAAGCTTATCTTTCCCAGAAAAAAGCACAAGGACTTGCCGCGGCTGCGAACGAAAAGAAATCGTGTTCACCCGTGGATATGAGTAAAGAGATGCCGCCAATCCGCAACCAGGATTCCGTGGGTTGGTGTTATGCCTTTACCGCTGCTGATTTACTTTCATATAAAATGAAGAAAAATATTTCTGCCGCTGACATCGCACTCCAGGATCAGGACAACTGGCTCGACAGTATTGAAAGAGGAGTCAAGGGATCCACGGCCGCGGATTTCAACGGCGGCTGGTTCAGTCATTCACTGCAAAGCATGCAAAGAAAAGGACTCTGTCTGGAAAAGGACCTGTCCAGCGAAGACAATAGTGGCGGAACTTTCGCGGACTCTTTACGCAGTCTGGATTCCTGGGGCCGGGCTACCATTGCCGCCAAACGCCAGGAATGCGACAGTCTTTATGCAGAAACAAAAAAACTTTTTCCTGGCGCAACTCTTTCGGATCTTCAGGAAGTTGTAAAGTCATCCTCCAAAAGAGACTTCATCAACAACCTTCGCGAGAAGTCCTGTAAGCAGCGAATTCCTGCACAATACGAAGTCGTCACTATCACCAAACAGGGTTACTATAAAAAGATATACGACAAACTCGCTCGCAACAGTCCGGAATTGGACTATGCGCAGGCCCTGGATGAACAGCTTAGCAACAAGAATCCTGTCGGTGTCTCGATTGACGCCAATGGGTTGAGTGATCGTCGTTCTCCGGCAACGACCTACGAAAACTCCGCGTCTCATGCGTTATCAGTCGTTGGACGTCGTTTCAATGATTCAACGGGCCAATGTGAATACCTGCTGCGCAATTCTTACGGTGCCGGCTGCTCTGGCTATGACAGCACTCTTGAATGCAAAAAAGGCATGATATGGATGCCGAAACCGGATCTCATGTCACGCACCTGGGGGTTGAGCTATGTTAAGTAG
- a CDS encoding TerC family protein, whose product MIEMLSNPQIWIAFFTLFALELVLGIDNVIFISILAGKLPKEQQDKARVTGLALAVITRVILLFSLSWIIGLTEPLFAVFGQEISGRDLILLLGGLFLIVKSTMEINHKLEGVEGSQSSHVAHSFSAVIFQILLLDVVFSLDSVITAVGMVSEISVMVAAVVVSAIVMIVSAKSISNFVDSHPSLKILALSFLLMIGFTLIVEALEVHIPKGYVYFAMAFSVGVEMLNIKMRKQKPKQPVKLRERFTDEEAVKK is encoded by the coding sequence ATGATCGAAATGCTATCGAATCCACAAATCTGGATCGCGTTTTTCACACTATTCGCCTTGGAACTTGTTCTGGGGATCGACAACGTTATTTTCATCTCCATCTTGGCCGGCAAGCTTCCAAAAGAGCAGCAGGACAAAGCCCGCGTGACGGGTCTGGCTTTGGCCGTTATCACGCGCGTGATCTTATTGTTCTCGCTCAGCTGGATCATCGGTTTGACGGAACCATTATTTGCAGTGTTCGGTCAGGAAATTTCGGGTCGTGATTTGATCCTGCTTCTGGGCGGTCTGTTCTTGATCGTGAAAAGTACCATGGAGATCAATCACAAGCTTGAAGGTGTTGAAGGCAGTCAATCCAGCCACGTCGCACACTCTTTCAGTGCCGTGATTTTCCAGATTCTATTGTTGGACGTGGTGTTCTCTTTGGACTCCGTGATTACAGCGGTAGGTATGGTTAGTGAGATCAGCGTGATGGTCGCAGCGGTGGTAGTTTCAGCAATCGTGATGATCGTTTCTGCAAAATCCATCAGCAACTTCGTGGATTCCCATCCATCACTTAAGATCCTGGCTTTGAGCTTCCTGTTGATGATCGGGTTCACGTTGATCGTTGAGGCTTTGGAAGTGCACATTCCAAAAGGTTACGTCTACTTTGCGATGGCGTTCTCGGTGGGTGTTGAGATGCTGAACATCAAGATGCGTAAACAAAAGCCGAAACAGCCGGTTAAATTGCGTGAACGTTTTACTGATGAAGAAGCAGTAAAAAAATAA